The Gemmatimonadaceae bacterium genome includes the window ATCGACGCCGCATCATGCCTAACGACTCGGCGACCGCCCGCGTCCGTCGGTGCGGCCTCGTACAGCGCCCGCGCCCGACCGACGGCAACTTCGCGCTCGAGGCGCCGGCGCTCGTTCTCGGCGGCGCGAAGTTGTTCGGCCTGCGCGCTCACGAGCGCCGGCGCGTCGTCGAGCGCGGCCGAGAGCGAGGTCGCGATCCGCGTCAGCGCCTCGAAGTCGGTCCGTGCGCGGCGCATCGCCCGCAGACCGCAAACGAACTCGAGACGCGCCGACTTTCGCACACGCTCAACTCTGCGAATGAGGATCGCGCCGATCTCACCGGTCGCGCGGACGTGTGTTCCGCCACACGCGCTGCGATCGACGTCGGAAATGGAAACGATGCGAAGCGTCCCTTCGCGATCGCTCTGCTTGCGCAGGTCCGTTGCCTCGGATGCCTCCTCGAAGGTCGTCGTGATCGGACGATTCTCGGCGGCGATCTCGTTCGCGCGCCGCTCGGCTTCGATCACCCGCTCCGCGCTGATCGATTCGACGTCGAGGTCGAGCGAAGAGTAGTCGCGTCCGAAGTGAACGCTCGCCGTGTGGTGGCCGAAGAGTTCCTCGAGCACGGCGGAGAGCAAGTGCTGACCGGTGTGCTGCTGCATGTGATCGAAGCGGCGCTGCCAGTCTATGTCACCAGCGACGCTCGATGCGTCGCCTCCGAACGGCGACTCTAGCACATGCGCGATTCGATCGCCTTCGTCGACGACGTCAGTTACGATTCCGCCGCCCAGAGTCCCGAGATCATTCGGTTGACCGCCTGACGTCGGGTAGAACGCCGTCTGGTCGAGATAGACGCGAAGGCCGTCGTCGCTGGCGTCGACGACGCGGGCATGGAAATTCGTAAGGTAGGAATCCGTGTAGTACAGCCGTATTGTGCTCATAGCGCGCGCGAGGAGTCTGATAAATATGTCGCGCCACCCACCGCACCAGTCTGCCTATGCTCAAACGTCTCGTCCGCAGGCGACTGGTCGTCGGAATCGCCGCGATCGTCGTCGCTCTCGCGGCATTCCGGCGTGCGCTCGACCAGTCCGGGATCATCCGCGTTGTCGGCGGAGTCGCGCCACCGCGAGCATCTCCAGGTAGCGTCGTCTCCGATAAGCCGGTTCCGGTGAGCCCAGGCTTTCAGGGCTGTCCGCCCACCGGCGACGGCGGCGACCGGGAGTTGAATTACCTGAAGAATCGCGTCGACAGCGCGAGCTGGGCGCCGACGGCCTTCGCCACCGTCCTCGATCTCCGCTGGTCACCGTCAGTCATTAGGCGCTTCCGCGAGGCGTGGAGCCGGCGCGACTCCGTCTCGGTTGCCGAGGACGAAGGGCTGCCGGTTGCAGTCGAAGGATATTTCGTCGCTGGGAAGCTGGAGGGTCCCGAAGCGACGAACTGTCACGGCGCGGACGCAACGTTCCGCGATTGGCATCTCTGGTTATCGGCGACGCCGGGCAAGGACCGCAGCCGCTCGATCGTCGTCGAGACAACGCCCGCGGTTCGCGCGAACCACCCGGAGTGGTCGCTCAACGCGATTCACAAGCTGGTACGCGATAGCACGCTCGTTCGCGTGAGCGGGTGGTTGATGCTCGACCCAGAGCACCCCGAGCAGTTGGGGAAAACGCGGGGGACGTTGTGGGAGATTCACCCTGTGATGAAAGTCGAAATGCTTCGCGACGGTCGCTGGACTGACCTTTCGGCAAAAGCATTGACGGACACTACCTCAGAATGAGCTGTCGTTTTTCAGCCATGGATGTGACGATGCACAAAGCAATCTCCCTTACCGTCCAGCTCTGGATCGAAGGCGACGACGAACCCGCACACGACTTCTCGCAATCGACGAGTCAGGCCGTCCGCGAAATGATCGAATCCGGCGTGGCGAAGTTCCCCGCGCTCACGGTCAAAATTCGCTCGATCCAGGAGCAATCCTGAACAACACCGGACCGCGTAGCGGGAGCGTGCGCGGAACGCCACGGATCGTCCAGAGCAAAGCCGCACAGCACGCCAGGGTCATCGCGCCTAACGTAAGCAGCAGCTCGTTCGTCGCCGCGATCGCGGCCGTCCGCCGGCGCTCCGCATCGAGCGAGACCCGCACGAGTTGCATCGCCTTCTCACTCGTGATCTTCCGCCGGCCCTGCTCGACAGACGCGATGTAGTCGCTGCGCATCTGCCAGTTGTCACTCGCCTCCACGATCTGCCGGAGCCGGGTCGCGGTGTAGAACATCCCTGCAACGATGACCGCGAGCACGAGCGTCGGCGCAAGGAGGAGGAATTTTCGGTCGAGTCGCATATCGAAAGGACAGCGACGCCAACGCCGAGGTCACGAACCGCGTCGGGCCGACGTATCGGAACGCGGCGCAGCCGGCCCACCGCAGGCGACCTTCACGCCGCGCACGCTCGTCACCGGGTTCTTGAGCCGTCCATCGGCAACCAGCGCGACGGCTCTTCCAATCAGCGTATCCCCACGCTGCTCCGTCCATTGAATCTCGAGTCCGACTGGCCACCAAGCGGGGAACAGCATGAGGACCGAATCCGCAGGCGAAGTCGATGCCCCGCCATTTGGCACCCGCGCGGCCCAATCACGCGGCGTGCCCACGGGCGCGCTCGTCGCCGGATCGTAGCCCGGATTGTACGCGCTCGCGACGCTCCTGAGCGGCGGATCCCAGGCGCCGAACTTGAAACCGAAGCACTCGTTAGGTGCTGCTTGCGCGCCCACGATGGATGGCGCGAGTGCGAGCGCGATGAAGACGAGTCGGCGATGCATGAAGGAACTATTCGTCCGCGCTCACCTCAGAGCAACGTCCCGTGCAGGACGATCAGCGCTACCGAGAAATAAATCACGAGCCCCGTCACGTCGACCAGCGTCGCCACGAAGGGCGCCGACGCACTCGCCGGATCGAACCCCACCCGCTTCAGGACGAACGGCAACATCGAGCCGGCGAGCGAACCGAAGCACACGATGCCGATCAGCGCCAGCCCAACCGTCAGTGCAACGAGATGATAGTGCACCCCATAATCGAACAGGTGCACGTGCTGCCACAGCTCAATGCGCACAATGCCGATCACGCCAAGGATCGAGCCGAGCACGAGGCCGGTCGGTAACTCCCGCATCGCTATCCGCCACCAATCGTGAAGCCGGATTTCGTGCAGCGCCAGTGCACGGATGATCAACGACGTCGCCTGCGACCCGGAGTTCCCGCCCGAGCTCATAACGAGCGGAATGAACATCGACAGCACAACCGCGCGCGCAATTTCTCCCTCGAAGTGCTGCATCGCCGTCGCCGTCAACATCTCGGACAAAAACAGCGCGCACAACCACCCCGCGCGCTTCCGGATCATCGACAAGAGGCCCATTTCCATGTACGGCGCATCGAGCGCCTCCATACCACCGAACTTCTGCACGTCCTCGGTCTGCTCCCGCACAATCGCGTCGATCACGTCGTCCACGGTCACGATGCCAAGCACATGCCCGCCATCGTCGACCACGGGCACCGCAAGCAGATTGTACTTCGAGATCAGACGCGCAACCTCCTCACGATCGGCGAGCGTGCGCACGCTCAATGGTTTCCGCTGATCGCCTACCGTCGTAACCACCGCCGCGCGCTCCGCCGTCATCAATTCGCGTAACGACACGACGTGCACCAATCTCTGATCTTGCGGATCGAGCACGTACACGGCGTATACGGTCTCCTTAGCTCGCCCAACCTCGCCGATGTAACGCAACGCCTGCTCGACCATCCAGGTCGCCGGAATCGCCACGAACTCCGTCGTCATGATGCCGCCCGCACTCTCCGGCGGATACTCGAGCAGCATCTCCAGCGAATGACGCGTCGGCGCCTCGAGTAGCTTGAGCAGCCTGGCGCGGTCGCTCTCCGGCAACTCGCGCACGAGATCCGCACGCTGGTCCGCCGACATCGCTTCGGCCAGGGCCGCTGCCGCCTGCGGCGGCATGCAGCGCACGATCGCGGCACGATGTCGATCGAGCTCGGGCTCGTCGAACACCTGCACGGCAAGATCGAACGGCAGCGCCGCCATCACCTTCGCGCCCGCTTCGGGACCAAGCTCCTTGAGCGCCTCGGCGACGTCCGCCGCGCGCATGCCGGCCAACGCCTCGGCTAGCTCCGAAGGATCCCCATGCAACAGATACAGAAGTTCCGGCGGAGCCGCCGCCCGCCCCCCATCCATTACCATCACGTCCTCGGCGTCAATTTGGTTGGCTCGGCGTTAGATCGATGTATTTGTCGCTCTAACGACTCGCGGAACCCAGCAACGGTTACGTCGGACGCGATGAAAGTAGCTACTCCTGCTCGGGTTCCGCGGCGGATTGGTCCGACTCGGCGGTCTTTTGCTTCGGCGAGATCACGGGCTTTTTCGGTCGGCCACCTTTGGCTCGCTCGGCGTCCGCCGCAAGCAACGCGTGATAGGCTCGCCGAGCCTGCTCCAACGGATGCTCCGCAGGCCGCACGCGCTCGGCACGACGCGCCTTTTCACGACGGTAATGCTCACGTGCGGCAACGTCCGTCGGCGAATGGTCGCTCTCGAACGTCGCGTCCCGCTTGGGCGGCGTCACATCGGTGCGGCGGACACGTGTGGATCGCTTTCGCTGGCGCTTTTCGTTCCCCGTCGACATGGGTCTCCCTCCCGGCAGCAACGCTGATTTTACGGAGGGCAAACACCATGCGCGTGGAGAACCTCCGCACCCCTCCGGCCGCGCAGGCACAACTATTGCGCCCCCTTTGTTTAGCGATCTTGCAACTTTGCGCTCCGGGCTGTCGCCGCCGATGGCCGGACGTTGCGTGCGGCAGTCGTGAGGTGCATAACGAGTGCGGCGATGCGGCCCCGGAGGACG containing:
- a CDS encoding DHHA1 domain-containing protein, with translation MSTIRLYYTDSYLTNFHARVVDASDDGLRVYLDQTAFYPTSGGQPNDLGTLGGGIVTDVVDEGDRIAHVLESPFGGDASSVAGDIDWQRRFDHMQQHTGQHLLSAVLEELFGHHTASVHFGRDYSSLDLDVESISAERVIEAERRANEIAAENRPITTTFEEASEATDLRKQSDREGTLRIVSISDVDRSACGGTHVRATGEIGAILIRRVERVRKSARLEFVCGLRAMRRARTDFEALTRIATSLSAALDDAPALVSAQAEQLRAAENERRRLEREVAVGRARALYEAAPTDAGGRRVVRHDAASMDELRNLAQAMVGLPRVLLVGTLVDPPSLLFASSEDAGVDAGRTLREAVTRLGGRGGGSPRIAQGTVPDAARLEEAVTTVLSAV
- the mgtE gene encoding magnesium transporter translates to MVMDGGRAAAPPELLYLLHGDPSELAEALAGMRAADVAEALKELGPEAGAKVMAALPFDLAVQVFDEPELDRHRAAIVRCMPPQAAAALAEAMSADQRADLVRELPESDRARLLKLLEAPTRHSLEMLLEYPPESAGGIMTTEFVAIPATWMVEQALRYIGEVGRAKETVYAVYVLDPQDQRLVHVVSLRELMTAERAAVVTTVGDQRKPLSVRTLADREEVARLISKYNLLAVPVVDDGGHVLGIVTVDDVIDAIVREQTEDVQKFGGMEALDAPYMEMGLLSMIRKRAGWLCALFLSEMLTATAMQHFEGEIARAVVLSMFIPLVMSSGGNSGSQATSLIIRALALHEIRLHDWWRIAMRELPTGLVLGSILGVIGIVRIELWQHVHLFDYGVHYHLVALTVGLALIGIVCFGSLAGSMLPFVLKRVGFDPASASAPFVATLVDVTGLVIYFSVALIVLHGTLL